The Carassius gibelio isolate Cgi1373 ecotype wild population from Czech Republic chromosome B5, carGib1.2-hapl.c, whole genome shotgun sequence genome segment atatatatatatatatatatatatatatatatatatatatatatatttttttttttttttttttttttttttttaagttattaattcttgctgaatatagGGCACGTGTTTACTTTTTACCACGACATTTACGTGTTTTGTCCCTAAACACATTTTCAACATAATTTCTTTAGCTTAATTTGAATTAACTTAACACTATTTTCCACGgccttaaaaattttttttattctttaatatcTTTAAAGAACAACCATAAAGCTGAGAAGACAtatatgttgtttaaaaataaataattgatggaAAAGACAAGTTATTTgacttatttttaatgtaataaatatatattatatactatttatatctgtataaatgtaaaaaatgtggatttaaatgatacaatttaatttaatttgtttagctTAGTTTAGTTTcgtttactgtttattttttgtttgctttgctaaatgtatgtgtattttgttcaGAAGCTCCATGTGACCTGACGCCCCGCCTCCTGTGCGCTCACGTGACCTCCGTGCGCCTGGTAACAGCGAAAGCGTCTCTCATGGAGATGATGAACTCGAGGAGCTGCGGAAGAAGATTTACCGGCGAGACGGATCACGATGCGCCATAAATCCCTCGTTCACGTATTTTCTGCAAGCTCCGACATAACACGCACACATGCGAGCCCTTCACAATAACACCGACACACTGACATTGATACCCGGCTAAGCGTCTTAAGAATTGGGACggtaagtttagttttttttgatGTCAAGAACTCTACTGCATTTAAAATGCGTCTAGAAGTGTCTCGTGCAGTTTAATAGCAGATGCATGGATTAAAAGCGATGCTGCATGCTTTTCATGCAGTTCTCTCTGATTTACTTTCAACAGATCAATGCATTTTGCACAggtaccctctctctctctctctctcctctctctctctctctctctctctctctcaatagcTTTTTTCATATCTGAAGATTTATTGCAGGAAATGGAGATATTGGGTTGGCCAAATATTGCCATATTGCATCTTACTTGTTACCTAATGCGATGAGGCACTAATGCACTTAATAGGATTCAGGTCGCCCTccctgtgttcctgtagctctcAGAAGCAAGCTGTGTCCATACATAACTGAATCACCAGCTTATGCTagagacacaacatcagcatCTGTTCTTGGCAGGTAATAGCTCCCTTGTGAGGTTCCCAGGGACTTGACGTCTTCATCAACGTGTAAAAAAACGAATTCTTCCAGATCCCAAAAGAGTCTGAAGATGGCCTGTGCTGTGGAGAGATGAGCGAGACCTCCTGATATCGGGTGATTAGACACCCATACAGGCATGGGGAAACTACAGAGCAAGTTTCGGCGGCGCTCGGACCTTTACAAGTGAGATATGATGAGTAATGATGTTTTGGTTGTGTTGGATTTGATTATTGAGGCTGTAATGTTGACAGGGCCAAAGAGGGGGCGGAGCTCGCACCTGTGCACCAGGTAGTGCAGTATGAACCTGCTCACACAGATGCCATCAACTGTGTCGTCagcctgacctctgacctgtgtgtgtcAGGAGGGCATGACCAGGTGAGCTGGAAAAGCATTGAACAGGAGGGAGGTTTGGAGATTTATTAGTGTTGGGGGTGTTGGATGTCAAAGGTTAAGTGTAAAATAGCTTCGGCATCTAATGGAATTGCACAAATAGTTGACCCTCTGCCCACCTTGGGTActataaaaagtgttttatgaacaTACCTAGTTTATGAACACTAATTCATAAAGTGGGTAAAGCTGATTGAATTGTGGCTTTGCACatcattttatcatttgtttttatataaagtggtcatatgatgttgctaaaaagaacattatgtttagtatttggtgtaatgcaatgtgtttatgcggtttaaggttcaaaaaacacataattttccacataatgtacgttattgttgctcctctatgccccgcctttctgaaacgcacagatttttacaaagctcatcgttctgaaaagcgaggtgtacgctgattggccagcgATCCAGTGCGTTTGGATTGCCCGAATGCCTGAAgcttgtgatggaaatgttacgcgaCCCTTGACATACTGTGTTGACATCCCCAGGAACGACAAGACAAAATCAAttaaacccattacaaactaggcatttattgcatccagtgaggactttagtctttgcaactttacagatcttctttatgcaacaACAGCTTGTAACATTCTGAAGAGCAAGAAAAACtctaaatcgcatcatatgacccctttaaagaaattGGTGTTACCCAGTAACGTTAGAAAACTATGCAATGAAACATTCAGGTGAACCATATATTGTTAACCAAAACTATCTAAAGTCACATTTGTtaattaaagtattattattgaaagatgaaaaagttgaaaaatttgatgaaaaacaatgaaaattggATATTGTTTCCTCAAATAAGTTGAAACTGAAGTAGTAAAATTTAAACCGAAACAATATAAATAGgaatagaagtgtgtgtgtgtgtgtgtgtacagtatatcaaTAAAGTAATGAATACTACAAAGCATATCAAATTACtcaaatttaaactaaaattatgaaataaaaaaaaaaccataaaaatatgaaaatacagaCTAATTCCAAAAGTAATGTATAGATGTTAGTTGAAAAATGTCaattttaagttgaagtactaaaattaaatgaaataaaattaaaatgaaacttaaacactgctgttcaaatgtttgtgatcagtaagatttttatttttttatcaaagtagattcttatgctcatcaaggctgcatttacttgatcaaaataaacaaaaaataataatacttttgtgaaatgttattgaaatttaaaagaacagttttctgttttaaaaaactttaaaatgtaatttattcctgtgagacAAATCTGAATTTGTCTGATTCAGCatcatgtcacatgatccttcagaaatcattataatatgttgatttattatcagtgttatttttggGGGGGACCTGTCAtacttttttcagtattttttgataaatcaatagttcaaaagaacagtgtttattttgtgatacaaTAAACACttctatttaaaagtttttttgttttgtttttaagatacatgtatattatgtttatGACTGTTTGACTGTAGAAACCACCCAGACACCCACAGCAACAGCACATGCTAGCAATGCTTGTGTAACATCCAGAAGCATGTAAAGATCTATCTAATTTTGTATGTCAGATTGTTGCCACTATTGGCACAGACATTCCACATTTAAGGCTTTAAAACAAGCAATGatagttataatatatttatcattGATTGACAATACGTGCATTTTAATATGATTTGTGTCTCAGGCTGTTGTTGTCTATGACTGGAGAGCTGGAAAACGGTGTAAATCATTCCAGGGCCACAGCAGAGAGGTTACAAAGGTAAAGACAAAGCTTCGATTTATTTTGGAACAATTTTCATTAGttgtgaaaaaaatgaataaaactggtATTGCTCAATTATTTCGTAAACATAGAGATGCCTCAATGAATAAGTGTGTTTcatatactgtgtgtatataaatctctCTGGTTTCCTTTAGTTATGCTGTTTTAAAGGAAGTTCCTTGATCTTCAGTGCGTCCCGTGATAAGACAGTGCTGATGTGGGATTTGGGTCGAGATACAGAACCCGTCCAGGAGTTTTGTGGCCATGAGCTCGTAGTTAACGGGGTAGCGGTAGCCCCAGGTGAACAAACCCTCTAACAGTAACATGCTATGAGCACAAAATCTCAAACACTGTCCTGTAATGTGGTTTTATTCATTTCGTAGATGGCTCAAAGTTGTGCACCGGCTCTCGTGATAACTCCATGCGCCTCTGGGACATCGAGTCCGGAGAATGTCTGCAGAAAAACACCATCTCACGTAACCTGGTTAGAAAAGCCATCTTCAGAAATTGACTTTTGAGATTCTGGTGTATGTTTTAATAGTCCCTGAATATTATCACGTGCTGTCCTATTTCAGGTAACTCATCTGTGCTGGGTACCAGGATGCACATCTATTGTCCAAACCTCAGAAGACAAAACTATCAGGTCAGATCGCTGATATGTCAAATGGTCTGTTGTGTTGGTGAACAGTTATTGTTTGCAGACATTCATTTCTCAGGAAATATTTGTTAAACAAATGAGCTATATGATTGTGGAAGCTATATCACCTCaaagttatatatatactgtagtatCTTTGTCATTTCACAGTAAGGTCCCATAAGTTCAtgctagttaatgcattaactaataagCAATTCATTTGTTATAGtacttttttaaatctttaaggTTGGTTACTAAAATACAACTGTTTATTGTAAGTTCATGCCAGCTTAGGTCCAATTAATGatctttaaaggaatagctcacccaaaaattataatttgctgaaaatgtactcaccatcaATCCATCATGTGTGTTTCTTAAAACAGATTTGTAACATCaattgctcatcaatggatcctctgcagtgaatgggtgccgtcagaaagacaATACCAACAAGTAATCAGCACaccgctccagtccatcaattgacatcttgtgaaatgaaaagcagcatttttataagaaataaatccatccaTCAGGGCGTTTTAACTTTATATCTCTGCTTCTAGCCAAAATATTCCATAATCCATAATGATGCTTTCTCCAGAAGAAAAaatcctctcacatcaaaatccacccacatatttgtttagaactactttggactgttttcacttgtaaatagtgcttgatcagtgcatatttctctcctgattcagccTA includes the following:
- the wdr31 gene encoding WD repeat-containing protein 31, with the translated sequence MGKLQSKFRRRSDLYKAKEGAELAPVHQVVQYEPAHTDAINCVVSLTSDLCVSGGHDQAVVVYDWRAGKRCKSFQGHSREVTKLCCFKGSSLIFSASRDKTVLMWDLGRDTEPVQEFCGHELVVNGVAVAPDGSKLCTGSRDNSMRLWDIESGECLQKNTISRNLVTHLCWVPGCTSIVQTSEDKTIRVWDSRTWQVTNTFPAKQYIQTHCDISSNCYHLLSSSNGFGGQGCEATLWDLRQPGCKVAEYRGHLQTTACCVFVPPRPGCPALVASSSYDSSVKIWDLNTAACLYTLTLDGSGPVVSLAPCDSSSLLCASFNTGLHQLHLDQGAVPSLTEVARF